A segment of the Candidatus Alcyoniella australis genome:
TTGCCCTTGATCAGGCACGACCGATCCGCCGGCGTTGGTGATGGCGTTGGCATCGCTTCTCCTCCTGGGCCCCACAACCCCCTGCCAGCCTCACGCGCCTCGCGTTCGAGCGCGCGGAACTCTTCCATCCTGGAAAACGGAAACCGCGTGTACGCGTGGCCGTAGCCCTGCTTGATGATCTCGGCGTTCAGCAGGGTGTCGTCGGGTAAGAACACGTAGGCCAGTAGCCTGCCATAGTGATCACGATGCCCAGTGGCTGCGCTCGCCTGGTCGAGTTCCAGGCGCACCGTCTTGCCATCTGCCATGCGGTGCGTGAAGGCGCTGGCCTCCCTACCGTAGTACTGGACTGGCTTGCTCGGATGCACGGTCTCCGGCGTGTCCACGCCGATGAGCCGGACCTTCTCGGAGTGGCCGTCGATCAGCACTTCCAGGGTGTCGCCGTCGACGGCACGGATGACCTGGGCAGTTATCGTGTTGGTCGAGTCCGCGGCCAGGCAGACCGAGGTGGAAAAAACAAGAACCACCAGACCCATTAAAAATGTGCGCTTATTCATACTCATCCGTTTTCCGCGAAACGATCTTCTCACGATAGTCTGGCGACTCTAATACGAGTCGTCAAAGGAAATGAACCGCAGGCGATAAAAATACGATCACAAGGCGAACGTTTGGCGAGGACTGTAGCAGCCGCCCTCCCGTATGCTTTTTACCATGAAAGCGCTCCGACGCATCGAGGCCCTGGAATACGGGCCTGAAAAGCAACTGGTCACCCGGGATGCGAACCTGGCCAAGATTTTCCAGGAGGTTCGCAAGGTCTATGCGCCGGCCGATTTTCCAGTCGTGGTCCAGGGCGAAACAGGCACTGGCAAGGAGGGCGTAGCCCGCGCCATCCACTGGTACAGCGGTCGTCGAGCCAATCCCTTTATCGCCATCAACTGTGGCGCTATCTCTGAGGGCCTGGCACAGAGCGAGTTCCTGGGCCACGAGAAAGGAGCGTTCTCCGGGGCGATCTCCAGGCGCAAGGGCCACTTCGAAGTCGCCAATGGCGGAACGCTGTTTCTCGACGAGATCGGCGATCTGCCGCTGGACCTCCAGGCCATTCTGCTACGGGTGATCCAGGAGGGCGAGGTTGTGCGGGTGGGCAGTAGCCGGGCGATCCCCGTGGACGTCCGAGTCGTCGCGGCGACCAATCGGGATCTGAAGGCGCTGGTGGACGAGGGGACGTTCAGGGTCGATCTGTATTACCGTGTCGCCGCGGCCGTCGTGCAGATCCCTCCGCTCCGCGAGCGGCCCAGCGACATCACGATGCTGGCGAGGGCGTTTATCGGGGAGTGCGGGGTGGGAGAAGGATCGGCTCTTCGGATTCAGCCGGCGGCGGCTCATTTGCTCCGCCGCCACCCCTGGCCAGGCAACGTACGAGAGCTGCGGAGCGCGATTAGAGTGGCGTGTGCGAGGGCTGCGGCAGAGAAGCGAAAGGCGATTGCGCCACGCGATCTTCGGACGCCGCGCTAGTCATCGCCCTGCCGCGAGTCGGCGCCCTGCACCATCGCTACGAATGGCCTGACGCGGCGTAGGGTTCGCTGATTTCAGGCTGTGAGCGGTATATGTCGATCAGGGCCGGAGTGCGTACATTTGACGGCATTTTACTTGAACCACTGCCCGGGCTGAGGCTTCCGCCTATGGGACCCGCTGCTGCGGATGAGCGATGACCCGAACCAGAGGTCGAAATCACCCGTGATCTAATTTTGGCGAGGGACACGCAACTTCCATAAAGCAAGTCTGAGAGCAGATGCCCCGGGAGCGCTCCTCCCGGCGAAGCTGTCATCGATGGAGCTGTTTTCGATGGAACCAGAGAATACGCTGGTCGCGCGAAGCGTTCACAAGATCGAAACGTTTAGCAATGGAGTCCGTGATGCGGGGCTCGAACTCATGGGCCAGCGCCCATTCCGGAAAGTTGTGTTGGTCGAGGATCAGGCAGTCAATGCCGGGATTGGCGGCCAGCAGCCTCGCATTGAATGAGTTGACGAACGATACCTCTCCATCGGACAAGACGGCTACGCTGCCGCTGACCATCGTGCGGTTGCAGGTCTGAACGGCCGCGGCCATCGTCCGTCGGCAGTACTCGGCCTGCGGACGGCTGAGCTCAGGCCAGTCCAGCCAGGTGCGATGGTAACGCTGTTGCGGATTGTAGAGCTTCTGCGGGCCCTGAGCGCTCCAGGCCGCGGTGCCCAGGGCCACAACCATCGCCAGCAGCAATAAAAGAAGACGCCGCCTCGAACCGCGCCTCTTCAAGGTGAAAACGAATGCCACCGCCAGCACCGGAACCGCGGCG
Coding sequences within it:
- a CDS encoding thermonuclease family protein — encoded protein: MNKRTFLMGLVVLVFSTSVCLAADSTNTITAQVIRAVDGDTLEVLIDGHSEKVRLIGVDTPETVHPSKPVQYYGREASAFTHRMADGKTVRLELDQASAATGHRDHYGRLLAYVFLPDDTLLNAEIIKQGYGHAYTRFPFSRMEEFRALEREAREAGRGLWGPGGEAMPTPSPTPADRSCLIKGNINSRGEKIYHLPGMQYYAQTVIDESSGERWFCTEEEAIAAGWRKSKR
- a CDS encoding sigma-54 dependent transcriptional regulator, whose translation is MKALRRIEALEYGPEKQLVTRDANLAKIFQEVRKVYAPADFPVVVQGETGTGKEGVARAIHWYSGRRANPFIAINCGAISEGLAQSEFLGHEKGAFSGAISRRKGHFEVANGGTLFLDEIGDLPLDLQAILLRVIQEGEVVRVGSSRAIPVDVRVVAATNRDLKALVDEGTFRVDLYYRVAAAVVQIPPLRERPSDITMLARAFIGECGVGEGSALRIQPAAAHLLRRHPWPGNVRELRSAIRVACARAAAEKRKAIAPRDLRTPR